CCCCTCGCGCGGCGCCCCCGTCGTCCCCCGGACGACGAGCTCGGCGTCGAACACCACGTGCTGGTCCACGGGCCTGCCGGCGATCAGGTCGAGCACGAGCGCCGCCGCCGTCGCGCCCTGGGCGACGACCGGCTGGCTCATGGTCGTCAGACCGACGAGCTCCGAGATCTCGTGGCCGTCCACGCCGATGATCGACAGGTCCTCGGGCACCCGGATACCGCACTCGCGCGCCGCGAGCAGGGCGCCCATCGCCATCTCGTCCGACGCGACGAACAGCGCCGTGATCTCGGGCGACCGTTCGAGCAGCCGCCGCGCCGACTCCTTGCCGCCGTCGATGTCGAAGAAGCCGAACTCCTCCCAGCGCGGGTCCGCCTCGACCCCCGCCTCCTCGAGAGCGGTCAGCCAGCCCGTGCGCCGGTCCACCGGCGGCGTCCAGCGCCGCAGGTCGTCCGGCGTCCCCGTGATGTGCCCGATGTTGCGGTGGCCCAGCGACCGCAGGTAGCGCACCGCCTCGACGCTCAGGCGCACGTCGTCGATCCCGACGATCGGGTGGTCCGAGCTTCCTGAGCCGATGAACACGATCGGCTTGCCGAGCGTCTCGAGCGACCGGACCTCGGTGTCCTCGAGGGGCAGGCCGACGACGAGGATGCCGTCGACGCGACGGCGCAGCACGTCCGGGTCGACGCGCGGGGTGCGGCCGTTCTCCGACACCGCGAACGAGTAGAGCAGGACGTCGAAACCCACCTCGCGCAGGGCGCGCTCGGCGCCCTCGATGACGTTGGAGAAGAACCAGCGGTTCACCCAGGGGGTGAGCAGGCCGATCGTGTGGGTGCGCCCGGACGCGAGGGCCGAGGCGAGAGGCGAGGCGCGGTAACCCATCTCCGCAGCCACCGACAGGACGTGCTCACGGGTCTTCGCCGACACGTTGGGCATGCCTCGGAGAGCTCGGGA
This genomic window from Flavimobilis soli contains:
- a CDS encoding LacI family DNA-binding transcriptional regulator; translated protein: MHNQPVAHGIDDVARAAGVSTATVSRALRGMPNVSAKTREHVLSVAAEMGYRASPLASALASGRTHTIGLLTPWVNRWFFSNVIEGAERALREVGFDVLLYSFAVSENGRTPRVDPDVLRRRVDGILVVGLPLEDTEVRSLETLGKPIVFIGSGSSDHPIVGIDDVRLSVEAVRYLRSLGHRNIGHITGTPDDLRRWTPPVDRRTGWLTALEEAGVEADPRWEEFGFFDIDGGKESARRLLERSPEITALFVASDEMAMGALLAARECGIRVPEDLSIIGVDGHEISELVGLTTMSQPVVAQGATAAALVLDLIAGRPVDQHVVFDAELVVRGTTGAPREGPLRVVNPAL